One Pantoea trifolii DNA segment encodes these proteins:
- the rbsC gene encoding ribose ABC transporter permease, whose translation MSTQTLPASRRWFSKAWLLEQKSLIALIVLIAVVASQSPNFFTLANMFNILQQTSVNAIMAVGMTLVILTSGIDLSVGSLLALTGAVAASIVGLEVNALVAVAASLALGAAIGGITGVIVARGKVQAFIATLVMMLLLRGVTMVYTNGSPINTGFNDNADLFGWFGIGRPLGIPTPVWLMVAVFGLAWYMLHHTRLGRYIYALGGNEAATRLSGINVNRVKIIVYSLCGLLAALAGTIEVARLSSAQPTAGTGYELDAIAAVVLGGTSLAGGKGRIMGTLIGALILGFLNNGLNLMGVSSYYQMIVKAVVILLAVLVDNKSSK comes from the coding sequence ATGAGCACCCAAACCTTACCCGCCAGCCGCCGTTGGTTCAGCAAAGCCTGGCTGCTGGAGCAGAAATCACTGATTGCATTGATCGTGTTGATCGCCGTGGTTGCCAGCCAGAGCCCGAACTTCTTTACGCTGGCCAACATGTTCAACATTCTGCAGCAGACGTCGGTCAACGCCATTATGGCGGTTGGCATGACGCTGGTGATTCTGACTTCGGGCATTGATCTTTCAGTGGGCTCGCTGCTGGCGCTGACTGGCGCGGTGGCGGCATCGATCGTCGGATTAGAGGTGAATGCGCTGGTGGCCGTTGCGGCTTCGCTGGCGTTGGGGGCGGCGATTGGCGGTATTACCGGCGTGATTGTGGCGCGCGGCAAGGTGCAGGCTTTCATTGCCACGCTGGTGATGATGCTGCTGCTGCGCGGCGTCACCATGGTTTACACCAACGGCAGCCCGATCAATACCGGTTTCAACGATAACGCCGATCTGTTTGGCTGGTTCGGTATCGGTCGTCCGCTGGGCATCCCTACGCCGGTGTGGCTGATGGTCGCGGTATTTGGTCTGGCGTGGTACATGCTGCATCACACGCGCCTTGGTCGTTACATCTATGCGTTAGGTGGCAACGAAGCGGCGACGCGTTTGTCGGGTATCAACGTTAATCGCGTCAAAATCATCGTTTATTCGCTGTGCGGCCTGCTGGCGGCATTGGCGGGCACCATCGAAGTGGCGCGTCTCTCTTCCGCTCAACCTACCGCGGGCACCGGTTATGAACTGGATGCGATCGCGGCGGTGGTGCTGGGCGGTACCAGCCTGGCGGGCGGTAAAGGCCGCATCATGGGCACGCTGATTGGTGCATTGATCCTCGGTTTCCTGAACAACGGCCTGAATCTGATGGGCGTATCGTCTTACTACCAAATGATTGTTAAAGCCGTCGTCATTCTGCTAGCGGTGCTGGTGGATAACAAAAGCAGTAAATAA
- the rbsB gene encoding ribose ABC transporter substrate-binding protein RbsB, with translation MKKLTALAVILGATLSAGAMAKDTIALVVSTLNNPFFVSLKDGAQKEADQLGYNLVVLDSQNNPAKELANVQDLTVRGTKLLLINPTDSDAVGNAVKMANQANIPVITLDRVAAQGTVVSHVASDNRFGGKMAGDFIAKKLGDGAKIIELQGIAGTSAARERGEGFKQAADAHKFNILASQPADFDRTKGLNVMQNLLQGHPDVQAVFAQNDEMALGALRALQTAGKTDVLVVGFDGTADGVKAVESGKLTATVAQMPDKIGVIGVQTADKVLKGEKVQAVNPVDLKLVTK, from the coding sequence ATGAAAAAGTTAACTGCATTGGCCGTCATTCTTGGCGCCACCCTTAGTGCTGGCGCGATGGCAAAGGACACCATTGCTCTGGTGGTTTCAACCCTGAATAATCCGTTCTTTGTGTCTCTGAAAGATGGCGCACAGAAAGAAGCTGACCAACTGGGTTATAACCTCGTGGTGCTGGATTCGCAGAACAACCCGGCGAAAGAGCTGGCGAACGTGCAGGATCTGACGGTGCGTGGCACCAAGCTTTTGCTGATCAACCCAACCGATTCTGATGCGGTGGGTAACGCCGTGAAGATGGCGAACCAGGCGAACATTCCGGTGATCACGCTGGACCGCGTGGCAGCACAAGGCACCGTGGTGAGCCACGTGGCGTCTGACAACCGTTTCGGCGGCAAAATGGCCGGTGACTTCATCGCCAAAAAACTGGGTGATGGCGCGAAGATTATTGAGCTGCAAGGTATTGCCGGTACGTCTGCGGCGCGCGAGCGTGGCGAAGGCTTCAAACAGGCAGCCGATGCGCACAAATTCAACATCCTGGCGAGCCAGCCTGCTGACTTCGACCGTACTAAAGGTCTGAACGTGATGCAGAACCTGCTACAGGGACATCCGGATGTGCAGGCCGTCTTCGCTCAGAACGACGAAATGGCGCTGGGCGCGCTGCGTGCACTGCAAACCGCCGGTAAAACCGACGTGCTGGTGGTGGGCTTTGACGGCACCGCTGACGGTGTGAAAGCTGTCGAATCAGGTAAACTGACCGCCACTGTGGCTCAGATGCCAGACAAGATTGGTGTGATTGGCGTGCAGACTGCCGATAAAGTATTGAAAGGCGAGAAGGTGCAGGCGGTTAATCC